One Pseudomonas fluorescens genomic region harbors:
- a CDS encoding methyl-accepting chemotaxis protein: MLLRQLNIAPRAALGFALIAVLVALLGVFALGQMSSIRDSEVAVENRWLPSIRGGDEIRELMLRIRTISLRMALDQDPANIATYRGQMDTRDKELSEKIAAYDTLVDTAEGQQLYDQFKKTFAAYRTGIAQSFTLAEQGKRDELTKLLLIDMKTVVDGSGKQLNDLADLFARQVAAESEKSAAHYATSRTIVSLFIALAALATVALAMLLTRSIVRPLSNALSAAESVARGDLTRPIETHGNDEVSRLLKALATMQQNLRETLQGISCSATQLATAADELSAVTVDSTQGLQQQNDEIEQAATAVNEMTAAVEEVARNAVSTSDATRQSSQSAQLGQERVSETASAINALASDVQHTGDLVQSLANQSQDIGKVLDVIRAIAEQTNLLALNAAIEAARAGESGRGFAVVADEVRALAYRTQQSTQEIEQMVQGMRSGSSLALDSMQASASRAASTLILAERAGEALVTITASVHEIHERNLVIASAAEEQAQVAREVDRNLVNIRDLSVRSAAGADQTSASSHELSQLANALQGMVRRFQL; this comes from the coding sequence ATGTTGCTTCGTCAGTTGAATATTGCTCCTCGGGCGGCCTTGGGGTTCGCCTTGATTGCGGTGCTGGTCGCGCTGCTTGGCGTGTTTGCATTGGGGCAAATGTCCAGCATTCGCGACAGTGAGGTGGCGGTGGAGAATCGCTGGTTGCCGAGCATTCGCGGAGGCGACGAGATTCGCGAACTGATGTTGCGCATCCGCACGATTTCCCTGCGCATGGCGCTGGATCAGGATCCGGCCAACATCGCCACGTACCGCGGCCAGATGGACACCCGAGACAAGGAACTTAGCGAGAAGATCGCCGCCTACGACACGCTGGTCGACACCGCGGAAGGTCAGCAGCTGTATGACCAGTTCAAGAAAACCTTTGCCGCCTATCGCACCGGCATCGCGCAGTCGTTCACACTCGCTGAGCAAGGCAAGCGTGACGAGCTGACCAAACTGTTGCTGATCGACATGAAAACCGTGGTCGACGGCTCCGGCAAGCAACTCAACGATCTGGCCGATCTGTTCGCCCGTCAGGTCGCTGCTGAAAGCGAAAAATCCGCCGCCCATTACGCCACGTCGCGCACTATCGTCAGCCTGTTCATTGCTTTGGCAGCGCTGGCGACAGTGGCGCTGGCGATGTTGCTCACTCGCAGCATTGTGCGCCCGCTGAGCAACGCATTGAGCGCCGCCGAGAGCGTGGCCCGGGGCGACCTGACCCGACCGATCGAAACCCATGGCAACGACGAAGTCAGCCGCTTGTTGAAAGCCTTGGCGACCATGCAGCAGAACCTGCGCGAAACCCTGCAAGGCATCAGCTGCTCGGCAACGCAACTGGCCACCGCCGCCGACGAGCTGAGCGCCGTCACCGTCGACAGCACTCAAGGCCTGCAGCAGCAAAACGACGAAATCGAACAAGCCGCCACCGCTGTGAATGAAATGACCGCTGCGGTGGAGGAAGTCGCCCGTAATGCGGTATCGACCTCCGATGCCACTCGCCAATCCAGTCAGTCCGCGCAACTGGGTCAGGAGCGCGTCAGCGAAACGGCCAGCGCGATCAATGCGCTGGCGAGCGATGTGCAGCACACCGGTGATCTTGTGCAATCGCTGGCGAATCAGTCGCAGGACATTGGCAAAGTGCTTGATGTGATCCGCGCCATCGCCGAGCAAACCAACCTGTTGGCGCTCAATGCGGCCATCGAAGCAGCGCGCGCCGGTGAAAGCGGGCGAGGTTTTGCGGTGGTGGCCGATGAGGTGCGGGCGTTGGCGTATCGCACGCAGCAATCGACCCAGGAGATCGAGCAAATGGTGCAGGGCATGCGCAGCGGGTCGAGCCTGGCGCTGGATTCAATGCAAGCCAGCGCTTCGCGTGCGGCCAGCACCTTGATCCTGGCTGAGCGCGCCGGTGAAGCGTTGGTGACCATCACGGCGTCGGTGCATGAGATTCATGAGCGCAATCTGGTGATCGCCAGCGCCGCCGAAGAACAGGCGCAAGTGGCGCGGGAAGTGGATCGCAATCTGGTGAACATCCGCGACCTCTCGGTGCGTTCCGCTGCGGGGGCGGATCAGACCAGCGCGTCGAGTCACGAACTGTCGCAACTGGC
- the pgeF gene encoding peptidoglycan editing factor PgeF — translation MNWLTPDWPAPASVKACVTTREGGVSEAPFDSLNLGDHVDDRPEAVAENRRRLTDHFSIQPAWLQQVHGIAVAHADPGVVATADASWTATPGIACAAMTADCLPALFCNRAGTRIAAAHAGWRGLAAGVLEATLDTLDVPAEDILVWLGPAIGPKAFEVGLEVREVFINQLPEAAKAFVPSTNAGKFMADIYMLARLRLAVRGVTAVYGGGFCTVTDPRFFSYRRASRTGRFASLVWLTR, via the coding sequence ATGAACTGGCTGACGCCGGACTGGCCTGCGCCGGCCAGCGTCAAAGCCTGCGTCACTACCCGCGAGGGCGGTGTCAGCGAGGCGCCGTTCGACAGCCTTAATCTGGGCGATCATGTCGATGATCGTCCGGAAGCCGTTGCCGAAAACCGTCGACGCCTCACCGATCACTTCTCCATACAGCCTGCCTGGTTACAGCAAGTGCACGGGATTGCCGTCGCTCACGCTGATCCGGGCGTTGTTGCTACAGCAGATGCCAGCTGGACGGCAACGCCCGGTATTGCCTGCGCGGCGATGACCGCGGATTGTTTGCCGGCCTTGTTCTGCAATCGTGCGGGCACGCGCATAGCGGCGGCCCATGCTGGCTGGCGTGGGCTGGCGGCGGGTGTGCTGGAAGCTACCCTCGATACGTTGGATGTACCGGCAGAAGACATTCTGGTCTGGCTCGGCCCGGCCATCGGCCCGAAAGCCTTTGAAGTCGGCCTGGAAGTGCGGGAAGTCTTCATCAATCAATTGCCTGAAGCAGCCAAAGCCTTTGTACCGAGCACCAATGCCGGCAAGTTCATGGCGGACATCTATATGCTGGCGCGCCTGCGTCTGGCAGTCCGTGGTGTCACCGCTGTTTATGGTGGCGGTTTCTGCACCGTGACCGATCCGCGCTTCTTCTCCTATCGCCGTGCTTCACGCACTGGTCGCTTCGCCTCCCTGGTCTGGCTCACCCGCTAG
- the clpB gene encoding ATP-dependent chaperone ClpB has translation MRIDRLTSKLQLALSDAQSLAVGHDHPAIEPAHLMQAMLEQQGGSIKPLLMQVGFDVNSLRKELTKELDQLPKIQNPTGDVNMSQDLARLLNQADRLAQQKGDQFISSELVLLAAMDENSKLGKLLLGQGVSKKALENAINNLRGGEAVNDANHEESRQALDKYTVDLTKRAEDGKLDPVIGRDDEIRRTIQVLQRRTKNNPVLIGEPGVGKTAIAEGLAQRIINGEVPDGLKGKRLLSLDMGALIAGAKYRGEFEERLKSLLNELSKQEGQIILFIDELHTMVGAGKGEGSMDAGNMLKPALARGELHCVGATTLNEYRQYIEKDAALERRFQKVLVDEPSEEDTIAILRGLKERYEVHHKVAITDGAIIAAAKLSHRYITDRQLPDKAIDLIDEAASRIRMEIDSKPEVLDRLERRLIQLKVESQALKKESDDAAKKRLEKLQEEIERHEREYSDLEEIWNSEKAEVQGSAQIQQKIEQSRQELEAARRKGDLNRMAELQYGVIPDLERSLQMVDQHGKSENQLLRSKVTEEEIAEVVSKWTGIPVSKMLEGERDKLMKMESLLHKRVIGQEEAVVAVANAVRRSRAGLSDPNRPSGSFMFLGPTGVGKTELCKALAEFLFDTEEAMVRIDMSEFMEKHSVARLIGAPPGYVGYEEGGYLTEAVRRKPYSVILMDEVEKAHPDVFNILLQVLEDGRLTDSHGRTVDFRNTVIVMTSNLGSVQIQELVGDREAQRAAVMDALTSHFRPEFINRVDEVVIFEPLARDQIAGITEIQLGRLRSRLAERELKLELSPEAMDKLIAVGYDPVYGARPLKRAIQRWIENPLAQLILSGHFMPGATATGKVENDEIVFN, from the coding sequence ATGCGAATAGACCGTTTAACCAGCAAATTACAGTTGGCCTTGTCCGATGCCCAATCGTTGGCAGTCGGCCACGACCATCCGGCGATTGAGCCGGCGCACTTGATGCAAGCCATGCTTGAGCAGCAGGGTGGTTCGATCAAACCTCTGCTGATGCAGGTGGGCTTCGACGTCAACAGCTTGCGCAAAGAGCTGACCAAAGAGCTCGACCAATTACCGAAGATCCAGAACCCGACCGGCGACGTGAACATGTCGCAGGATCTGGCGCGTCTGCTCAATCAGGCTGACCGTCTGGCCCAGCAAAAGGGCGATCAGTTCATTTCCAGCGAACTGGTGCTGCTTGCCGCGATGGACGAGAACAGCAAGCTTGGTAAGTTGCTGCTCGGCCAGGGCGTGAGCAAGAAAGCCCTGGAAAATGCGATCAACAACCTGCGTGGCGGCGAAGCAGTCAATGACGCCAACCACGAAGAGTCGCGTCAGGCACTGGACAAGTACACCGTCGACCTGACCAAGCGCGCAGAAGATGGCAAGCTTGATCCGGTGATCGGCCGTGATGACGAAATTCGTCGCACCATTCAGGTTCTGCAACGCCGCACCAAGAACAACCCGGTGCTGATTGGCGAACCTGGTGTGGGTAAAACCGCGATCGCCGAGGGTCTGGCCCAGCGCATCATCAACGGCGAAGTGCCGGACGGCCTCAAAGGCAAACGTCTGCTCTCGCTGGACATGGGCGCGCTGATCGCCGGTGCGAAGTATCGCGGTGAGTTCGAAGAGCGCCTGAAATCGCTGCTCAATGAACTGTCGAAGCAGGAAGGGCAGATCATTCTGTTCATCGACGAGTTGCACACCATGGTCGGCGCCGGTAAAGGCGAAGGCTCGATGGATGCCGGCAACATGCTCAAACCGGCGCTGGCGCGCGGCGAGTTGCACTGTGTCGGCGCGACCACGCTCAACGAATATCGCCAATATATAGAGAAGGACGCGGCGCTCGAGCGACGCTTCCAGAAAGTCCTTGTGGACGAGCCGAGCGAAGAAGACACCATCGCTATCCTGCGGGGCCTCAAAGAGCGTTACGAGGTTCACCACAAGGTGGCGATCACTGACGGCGCGATCATCGCGGCGGCCAAGCTCAGCCACCGCTACATCACCGACCGTCAGCTGCCGGACAAGGCCATCGACCTGATCGACGAGGCCGCCAGCCGCATCCGCATGGAGATCGACTCCAAGCCGGAAGTGCTCGATCGTCTGGAACGTCGCCTGATCCAACTGAAAGTGGAATCCCAGGCGCTGAAGAAAGAAAGCGACGACGCGGCGAAGAAACGTCTGGAAAAGCTCCAGGAAGAAATCGAGCGTCACGAGCGTGAGTATTCCGATCTGGAAGAAATCTGGAACTCGGAAAAAGCCGAGGTGCAGGGTTCTGCGCAGATTCAGCAGAAGATCGAACAGTCGCGTCAGGAACTGGAAGCGGCGCGGCGCAAAGGTGATCTGAACCGCATGGCTGAATTGCAGTACGGCGTGATCCCGGATCTGGAACGCAGCCTGCAGATGGTCGACCAGCACGGCAAGAGCGAAAACCAGTTGCTGCGCAGCAAGGTCACCGAGGAAGAGATCGCCGAAGTCGTGTCGAAATGGACCGGCATTCCAGTATCGAAAATGCTCGAAGGCGAGCGCGACAAGCTGATGAAAATGGAAAGCCTGTTGCACAAACGGGTCATCGGCCAGGAAGAAGCGGTCGTGGCTGTGGCCAACGCGGTGCGACGTTCTCGCGCCGGGTTGTCCGATCCGAATCGTCCGAGCGGCTCGTTCATGTTCCTCGGCCCGACCGGTGTCGGTAAAACCGAGCTGTGCAAGGCGCTGGCTGAATTCCTCTTCGATACCGAAGAGGCGATGGTACGGATCGACATGTCCGAGTTCATGGAAAAACATTCTGTGGCTCGTCTGATCGGTGCGCCACCGGGATATGTCGGTTACGAGGAGGGCGGTTACCTGACCGAAGCGGTGCGGCGCAAGCCTTACTCGGTGATCCTCATGGACGAAGTCGAAAAGGCGCACCCGGATGTGTTCAACATTCTGTTGCAAGTGCTTGAGGATGGTCGCCTGACCGACAGCCATGGCCGTACGGTGGACTTCCGCAACACCGTGATCGTCATGACGTCAAACCTCGGCTCCGTGCAGATTCAGGAGCTGGTCGGTGATCGTGAAGCGCAGCGTGCTGCGGTGATGGATGCGCTGACGTCGCACTTCCGTCCGGAGTTCATCAACCGGGTCGACGAAGTGGTGATCTTCGAGCCTTTGGCGCGGGATCAGATTGCAGGCATTACCGAGATCCAGTTGGGCCGCCTGCGCAGCCGTCTGGCCGAGCGCGAGCTGAAGCTGGAATTGAGCCCGGAGGCGATGGACAAGCTGATCGCGGTTGGTTACGACCCGGTGTATGGCGCGCGTCCGTTGAAACGTGCGATTCAACGCTGGATCGAAAACCCGCTGGCGCAGCTGATTCTTTCTGGCCACTTCATGCCAGGCGCTACTGCGACCGGCAAGGTCGAGAACGACGAAATCGTTTTCAACTAA